Proteins from one Nyctibius grandis isolate bNycGra1 chromosome 2, bNycGra1.pri, whole genome shotgun sequence genomic window:
- the PDCL3 gene encoding phosducin-like protein 3: MQDPNKDTEWNDVLRRKGILPPKENLEEQERIKEEEQLAILQKSLVKTYEDMTLEELEENEDEFNEEDEKAIEMYRQQRLAEMKAALMKNKFGEVVEISGKDYVQEVTKAGKGIWVVLHLYKQGIPLCALINQHMSELARKFRDVKFLKAISTTCIPNYPDKNLPTIFVYLEGDIKAQFIGPLVFNGMNLTRDELEWKISELGAIKTDLEENPRKQIQDQLMSSVRACVPARGESDSEDD, encoded by the exons ATgcag GACCCAAATAAAGACACGGAGTGGAATGATGTCCTGCGCAGGAAAGGTATCCTTCCTCCAAAGGAAAACCTGGAGGAACAGGAGCGCATAAAGGAAGAGGAGCAGCTTGCCATCCTTCAGAAGTCTCTCG TGAAAACTTATGAGGACATGACTCTAGAAGAGCTAGAAGAGAATGAAGATGAATTTAATGAGGAAGATGAGAAAGCTATTGAAATGTACAG ACAGCAGAGGTtagcagaaatgaaagcagctcTAATGAAGAATAAATTTGGGGAAGTTGTGGAGATTTCGGGAAAAGATTATGTTCAAGAGGTTACAAAAGCTGGAAAAGGTATATGGGTAGTCCTGCACCTCTACAAACAAgg AATTCCACTCTGTGCCTTAATAAATCAACATATGAGCGAGCTTGCAAGAAAGTTCAGAGACGTGAAGTTCCTCAAAGCTATCTCTACCACCTGCATTCCCAACTACCCTGATAAGAACCTGCCTACGATATTTGTGTACCTGGAGGGAGACATCAAAGCTCAGTTCATTGGGCCTTTGGTGTTCAATGGCATGAACCTGACAAGGGATG AATTGGAGTGGAAGATTTCAGAGTTGGGTGCCATCAAGACAGACCTCGAGGAGAACCCCAGGAAGCAGATCCAGGACCAGCTCATGTCCTCAGTCAGGGCATGTGTCCCAGCCAGGGGGGAGAGTGACTCAGAGGATGACTAA
- the LOC137660432 gene encoding histone H2A-like yields MSECGKKTTMLLLVPKKTKSAKAGLQFPVGRVYRPLKRGNYADRIGPGAAIYLAAVLEYLSAEILELAGNAARENKKARILPRHIQLAVRNDDELNKLFSCVTVAEGGVLPNVLPELLPKKTISLKLPHKYVQSQEF; encoded by the coding sequence ATGTCCGAATGTGGGAAGAAAACCACAATGCTCCTCCTTGtgccaaagaaaaccaaatcagCCAAGGCTGGTCTACAGTTCCCTGTGGGTCGTGTCTACAGGCCTCTCAAAAGAGGGAACTACGCTGACAGGATCGGTCCTGGCGCTGCCATCTACCTGGCTGCAGTGCTGGAGTACCTGAGCGCGGAGATCCTGGAGCTGGCGGGGAACGCTGCACGGGAAAACAAGAAAGCCAGGATCCTGCCCAGGCACATCCAGCTGGCTGTGAGAAACGATGATGAGCTGAACAAGCTCTTCTCCTGCGTGACCGTCGCTGAAGGAGGGGTGTTACCTAATGTTCTTCCTGAACTTCTTCCTAAGAAGACCATCTCACTTAAACTGCCCCACAAATATGTCCAGTCACAGGAGTTCTAA
- the LOC137660433 gene encoding histone H2A-like, protein MSGRGKKHAVAGKPGATPKKTKSAKAGLQFPVGRVYRLLKAGKYADRVGPGAAIYLAAVLEYLSAEILELAGNAARENKKARILPRHIQLAVRNDDELNKLFSCVTIAQGGVMPNILSQLLPKKTARSAAPSQEQGGSQ, encoded by the coding sequence ATGTCTGGACGTGGAAAGAAACATGCAGTGGCTGGCAAACCTGGAGCTACACCGAAGAAAACCAAATCGGCCAAGGCTGGTCTGCAGTTCCCTGTGGGTCGTGTCTACAGGCTCCTTAAAGCAGGGAAATATGCTGACAGGGTCGGTCCTGGCGCTGCCATCTACCTGGCTGCAGTGCTGGAGTACCTGAGCGCGGAGATCCTGGAGCTGGCGGGGAACGCTGCACGGGAAAACAAGAAAGCCAGGATCCTGCCCAGGCACATCCAGCTGGCTGTGAGAAATGATGATGAGCTGAACAAGCTCTTCTCCTGCGTGACCATTGCTCAAGGAGGGGTTATGCCCAATATCCTTTCCCAGCTCCTTCCCAAGAAAACTGCCAGAAGTGCTGCTCCTTCTCAGGAACAAGGTGGTAGCCAGTGA